The Desulfatirhabdium butyrativorans DSM 18734 genome includes a region encoding these proteins:
- a CDS encoding acyl-CoA synthetase, which produces MTNARSISPLTPEESARYRVIDRDTIEFLKNRYNKVNRWVIADMIRRSRYRYPDKPALIFGDRSLSYAELEDHANRVANALLALGIRKYDRVAILAHNTIHHVLTWLGCAKCGAVYLPINYLLRGKDITYCMNHSESCMLIVEDALYDLVKDVLDDMPTVKTLIWSDQGAGKPPVSARFLDFDTWYQAAPAIEPDTVLHIDDPCQMTYTSGTESLPKGVVIGNQALMAEYMGAIIDGGYESDDINVNALPIFHCAQRDVFLNPIFWVGGTNIVLNAEMDKIFQAIADYKATMFFAPPTVWIGMLRHPNFGKYDLSSLRKCYYGASIMPVEVLKEILERFPGSKVYNYYGQTELAPYHTILKASDAMRKLGSAGMAGLNMESRLEDDAGNPITDVGVPGEICGKGPHAMLMYFKEPEKTEDAMRGGWFHSGDIGILDEDRYITVVDRKKDMIKTGGENVSTREVEEVIYQDNRVEEVAVAGVSHPVWVEAVTAFVVPRKGAQITEQEIIDLCRKNLAPFKVPKKIVLLDALPKTPTGKILKRNIRSTYKDLFS; this is translated from the coding sequence ATGACGAACGCAAGATCTATAAGCCCGTTGACCCCTGAGGAAAGCGCCCGCTACCGGGTGATCGATCGGGACACCATCGAATTCCTGAAAAACCGCTACAACAAGGTCAACCGATGGGTCATTGCCGACATGATCCGGAGAAGTCGGTATCGCTATCCGGATAAACCTGCGCTCATCTTCGGTGATCGGAGCCTGAGCTATGCGGAACTCGAAGATCACGCCAACCGTGTGGCCAATGCGCTGCTGGCGCTCGGCATCCGGAAATACGACCGGGTGGCGATCCTGGCGCACAACACGATCCACCATGTGCTGACCTGGCTCGGATGCGCCAAATGCGGCGCCGTTTATCTCCCCATCAATTACCTGCTGCGCGGCAAGGACATCACCTACTGCATGAACCATTCCGAAAGCTGCATGCTGATCGTTGAAGACGCCCTGTATGATCTGGTGAAGGACGTACTCGACGACATGCCAACGGTCAAAACGCTGATCTGGTCCGACCAGGGTGCCGGAAAACCGCCGGTCAGCGCACGTTTTCTGGATTTCGACACCTGGTATCAGGCGGCTCCGGCAATCGAGCCGGACACGGTTCTGCACATCGACGATCCCTGCCAGATGACCTACACCAGCGGAACGGAATCGCTCCCGAAGGGGGTTGTGATCGGGAATCAAGCCCTGATGGCCGAATACATGGGCGCCATCATCGATGGCGGATATGAATCCGACGACATCAATGTCAATGCGCTTCCCATTTTTCACTGTGCGCAGCGAGACGTTTTCCTGAATCCCATCTTCTGGGTTGGCGGTACGAACATCGTGTTGAACGCCGAGATGGACAAGATTTTCCAGGCCATCGCCGACTACAAGGCCACCATGTTCTTTGCGCCTCCGACGGTCTGGATCGGGATGCTGCGCCACCCGAATTTCGGCAAATACGATCTGAGCAGCCTGAGAAAGTGCTATTACGGCGCCTCGATCATGCCCGTCGAAGTCCTCAAGGAAATTCTGGAGCGCTTTCCCGGAAGCAAGGTGTACAACTATTACGGTCAGACCGAGCTTGCGCCCTATCATACGATCTTGAAGGCCTCGGACGCCATGCGCAAACTGGGCTCGGCCGGCATGGCCGGGTTGAACATGGAAAGCCGGCTCGAGGATGACGCCGGGAATCCGATCACCGATGTGGGTGTTCCGGGTGAAATTTGCGGCAAGGGACCCCATGCCATGCTGATGTATTTCAAGGAACCCGAGAAGACGGAAGACGCCATGCGGGGCGGATGGTTCCACTCGGGCGACATCGGCATCCTCGATGAGGACCGCTACATCACGGTGGTGGATCGCAAGAAGGACATGATCAAGACCGGCGGGGAAAACGTCTCCACCCGGGAGGTCGAAGAGGTCATCTATCAGGACAATCGGGTAGAGGAGGTGGCTGTGGCGGGGGTTTCCCATCCGGTTTGGGTGGAGGCGGTCACCGCTTTCGTCGTTCCCCGGAAAGGAGCACAGATCACGGAACAGGAAATCATCGATCTGTGCAGAAAGAATCTGGCGCCGTTCAAGGTTCCCAAGAAGATCGTTCTCCTGGATGCGCTTCCCAAAACCCCGACCGGCAAGATTCTCAAACGCAACATCCGCTCCACCTACAAGGATCTCTTTTCGTAA
- the recD gene encoding exodeoxyribonuclease V subunit alpha, which translates to MALIHSSGISLLERLRSSGFFSHFDYHLARSLGRIAPEADPLVLLAAAVASRFTLQGHTCVDLGKLACRPIESSEGMAFTEAWPEASEWVSALIQSPLVWREPQNLQAYVPPEAPLVLDPNGRLYLARLWACQRKLADRLNACIHRPSPDIAPDLLDAGLDRLFGHPDDPVREAARRGVIHSFCVISGGPGTGKTTTVLKILALLVEQRLNGQGAAPAITILAPTGKAAARLREVLQQRDRLPCADAVRAALPADAQTIHRGLGARSDQAADFRYHARNPLPADIVVVDEASMIDLSLMHRLLEAIAPETRLILLGDSNQLASVEAGSVLADVCSAARMNPAWGERVIRLTKNYRFSETSGIGRLARAVANGADDEAMACLKDPSESGIRHIDLREISGIWEMARVWMEKWLRLEDGFEREREFSRFRILCAHRQGTFGVEAANAVLDRMARGILHVPDNREWYAGRPVMVLRNDYGLGLSNGDIGWMCFDEASMDRYRHGTIRFPLANGQERGISPYRLPPHETAYSMTIHKSQGSEFDEVVVLLPDRPSPILTRELLYTAITRACKSVAIVGEESLIRHAIRTPVERHSGLVECLAGAVQ; encoded by the coding sequence ATGGCGCTGATCCATTCATCCGGCATATCGCTGCTGGAGCGGCTCCGTTCGTCCGGGTTTTTCTCGCATTTCGACTACCATCTGGCGCGGTCCCTGGGAAGGATCGCCCCCGAAGCCGATCCGCTGGTGCTGCTGGCTGCGGCCGTCGCAAGCCGATTCACGCTCCAGGGGCACACCTGCGTCGATCTGGGCAAACTGGCCTGCAGGCCGATTGAATCTTCGGAAGGGATGGCCTTCACCGAAGCCTGGCCGGAAGCCTCCGAATGGGTGAGCGCCCTGATACAAAGCCCCCTGGTCTGGCGGGAGCCGCAGAACCTGCAGGCCTATGTCCCGCCCGAAGCGCCGCTCGTGCTCGATCCAAACGGCAGGCTCTATCTGGCAAGGCTCTGGGCTTGCCAGCGCAAGCTGGCGGATCGTCTGAATGCCTGCATCCATCGGCCATCCCCAGACATTGCGCCCGACCTGCTCGATGCCGGGCTGGACCGTCTCTTCGGCCATCCGGACGATCCGGTGCGGGAGGCCGCACGCAGGGGGGTGATCCATTCGTTTTGTGTCATCTCCGGCGGGCCCGGAACCGGAAAAACCACCACCGTCCTGAAAATCCTGGCCCTGCTGGTGGAACAGCGGCTCAACGGGCAGGGGGCTGCCCCCGCCATCACGATCCTGGCGCCGACCGGAAAGGCTGCGGCAAGACTCCGGGAAGTGCTGCAACAGCGGGATCGGCTGCCATGTGCGGATGCTGTCCGTGCGGCCCTGCCAGCCGATGCCCAGACCATCCATCGCGGCCTTGGCGCCCGCTCCGATCAGGCCGCCGATTTTCGATACCATGCCCGGAATCCCCTCCCCGCCGATATCGTCGTTGTCGATGAAGCCTCCATGATCGATCTGTCCCTCATGCACCGCCTGCTGGAAGCCATCGCCCCCGAAACGCGTCTCATCCTGCTGGGAGACAGCAACCAGCTCGCCTCGGTGGAAGCCGGATCGGTCCTGGCCGATGTGTGCAGCGCGGCGCGGATGAATCCGGCCTGGGGTGAGCGGGTGATCCGGTTGACGAAAAATTACCGGTTTTCCGAGACCAGCGGCATCGGTCGGCTGGCCCGGGCCGTTGCGAACGGTGCAGACGACGAGGCGATGGCCTGTCTGAAGGATCCGTCAGAGAGCGGAATCCGCCACATCGATCTGCGGGAAATATCCGGGATATGGGAAATGGCCCGGGTGTGGATGGAAAAATGGCTGCGGCTGGAAGATGGTTTCGAGCGGGAACGGGAATTTTCCCGATTTCGCATCCTGTGCGCCCACAGACAGGGGACATTCGGCGTCGAAGCCGCCAATGCGGTTCTGGATCGCATGGCCCGCGGCATCCTGCATGTGCCGGACAACCGGGAATGGTATGCCGGGCGACCGGTCATGGTCCTGCGAAACGATTACGGGCTTGGACTCTCGAACGGGGATATCGGCTGGATGTGCTTCGATGAGGCGTCAATGGATCGGTATCGGCACGGAACCATCCGCTTTCCCCTGGCAAACGGGCAGGAGCGCGGCATCTCGCCCTATCGGCTTCCGCCCCATGAAACGGCCTACAGCATGACCATTCACAAAAGCCAGGGATCGGAGTTCGACGAGGTTGTCGTCCTGCTGCCCGATCGGCCATCGCCGATTCTTACCCGGGAGCTCTTGTATACGGCCATCACCCGGGCCTGCAAATCCGTCGCCATCGTCGGGGAAGAAAGCCTGATCCGTCACGCCATCCGCACACCCGTTGAACGGCATTCGGGCCTGGTGGAGTGTCTGGCGGGAGCGGTGCAGTAA
- a CDS encoding type II toxin-antitoxin system VapC family toxin yields the protein MDKRFVIDNSVVMAWCFADEISPYAESVLDSLEDMTAIVPAIWPLEVGNVLLVAERKKRLNEAASNRFITLLSQLPIIVDQEPPERMLREIFLLARENRLSTYDASYLDLALKRGLPIATLDDRLIAAAKQIQVRILGVNADL from the coding sequence TTGGATAAACGGTTTGTCATTGACAATTCCGTGGTGATGGCATGGTGCTTCGCAGATGAGATCAGTCCGTATGCAGAGTCGGTGTTGGACAGCCTGGAAGACATGACTGCGATTGTCCCGGCTATCTGGCCTCTGGAAGTCGGCAATGTCCTGCTGGTTGCAGAGCGTAAAAAGCGTCTGAACGAGGCTGCCAGCAACAGATTTATCACCCTTCTTTCACAACTGCCCATCATCGTCGACCAGGAGCCTCCTGAAAGAATGCTGCGGGAGATTTTCTTGCTGGCACGGGAAAATCGGCTTTCAACATACGATGCTTCATATCTTGATCTTGCACTGAAACGGGGTCTTCCCATAGCCACCCTTGATGATCGGTTAATCGCCGCAGCAAAGCAGATTCAGGTGAGAATTCTGGGGGTAAACGCTGATTTGTAA
- a CDS encoding type II toxin-antitoxin system Phd/YefM family antitoxin translates to MESVGEYEAKTHFPKLLERVSKGERITITRHGVPVAVLLPPECPPKTSPAKIIDELRNFRKQFRLDGLRVQEMIEEGRR, encoded by the coding sequence ATGGAAAGCGTCGGCGAATACGAGGCCAAAACGCATTTTCCCAAATTGCTCGAGCGCGTCAGCAAGGGGGAGCGGATCACCATCACCAGGCATGGAGTGCCTGTAGCGGTTTTGCTTCCCCCCGAGTGTCCTCCAAAAACAAGCCCGGCAAAAATTATTGATGAATTGCGGAATTTCCGGAAGCAGTTTCGTCTTGACGGGTTACGTGTTCAGGAGATGATCGAAGAGGGAAGGCGCTGA
- the recB gene encoding exodeoxyribonuclease V subunit beta produces MNIFQLDLSSPHLIEASAGTGKTWHLVALYLRLIAEGFGIDQVLAVTFTEAAAAELKDRIRSRLRQTFMSLTSGEPGPDVQPFLVVCDAGLLRKRFLRAIVMIDEAQILTIHGFCHAVLRQYAFETGMPFDATLSADTRSTAEEITADWWARTVYPGPAWIAAGLAAGEDTLKTWADLLRKAAARPDLVLLPEDNPSVRAAAADLDSRYLSLRKMWQAEKETIFSLLQRNADGLKANQYPPKKFPVWMSEISAFLEPEGPMMLSSPEGLIRLSASKLQAATRKGASPPVHAFFDLAEKWIETCSACAGVLVQMKREFLQSAIGEWDLRKRNYRVIGFDDLILNLYRSLQGPSGPELVRTLRKRFPAALIDEFQDTDPYQYGIFHAIYPDSGHPFFMIGDPKQAIYGFRGADIFTYLDAVDSVSGNVCRLDTNYRSGAGLIDGINALFQNTAKPFVDDRIRYEAVRAGVQPGALFRLNGERAAPLHIRFIRRSADVEPDRNGFLSLRWMRRNLPELVAAQITEWLCPGGASIDGRPISCEDVAVLVRTNAQAFQMLDALAGHRVPGVMESTHSVWDGPEALWIWRLLRAVQAPGSARRIGGALCSDLFGLDAAGLHGINRSEALAGFWMETFRHWRSLWHRKGIFAMLDAVFASDIRCPEPIGFRRLAGFVGAERHITNLLHVAELLQQAERETRAGPSKLIQWMEARMNGADADGRQESELRLESDEKAVRIVTVHKSKGLEYPIVICPYLWDSGGGKNASSGSLFYHDPQANHRLSLHLDPQEEQIRLNREEAFSESMRLLYVAVTRARHACVVYTAGLKDVESNALGYLLHPGRPEAPSGFRDDDALLDDLLRFKARAPDAIDICPFDPVILEIPLQRPGSQVPDLALQALPPAGIRRVWRITSFSGLTSAQDMPPKPWAERDMDGPDTPSDGAALPAAADESGEVALADFDAGVQAGLLIHAIFEQIDFTDPQGVETEARHQMSRFGFDPARHLGRLCQSVRDVLATPLDAALPDLRLGRVPKRDRLNELGFLFPAAYPGSRSIDAGGLAEAWASGCGEFPSLPKRYAALLQGLPFDAFRGYLKGFIDLVFRWQGRWYIVDYKSNFLGRYFEDYGPERLQEQMFSHHYLLQAAIYALALHRYLSSRLADYSFDRHIGAIYYLFVRGMSPEKGAQSGVYAMQPPKALIEALDSLFRAAGS; encoded by the coding sequence ATGAACATTTTTCAGCTTGATCTCTCCAGCCCCCATCTGATCGAGGCTTCCGCCGGGACCGGCAAGACATGGCATCTGGTGGCCCTGTACCTCCGGCTCATCGCGGAAGGATTCGGGATCGATCAGGTTCTTGCGGTCACCTTCACCGAAGCGGCTGCAGCCGAACTGAAGGACCGGATCCGATCCCGCCTGCGGCAGACCTTCATGAGCCTCACATCCGGGGAGCCTGGCCCCGATGTTCAGCCTTTTCTGGTGGTCTGTGATGCCGGTCTGCTCCGGAAGCGCTTCCTGCGGGCCATCGTCATGATCGACGAGGCCCAGATTCTGACGATTCACGGCTTCTGCCATGCCGTGCTCCGGCAGTACGCCTTCGAAACCGGCATGCCCTTCGATGCCACCCTGAGCGCGGATACCCGATCCACTGCGGAGGAAATCACGGCGGACTGGTGGGCGAGAACCGTGTATCCCGGTCCGGCATGGATTGCCGCCGGGCTCGCTGCCGGAGAGGATACCCTCAAGACCTGGGCCGATCTGCTCCGAAAAGCTGCTGCAAGGCCCGATCTCGTCCTGCTTCCGGAAGACAACCCCTCTGTGCGGGCTGCTGCTGCTGATCTCGACAGCCGCTACCTCTCGCTCCGAAAGATGTGGCAGGCGGAGAAGGAAACGATTTTCTCGCTCCTTCAACGAAACGCCGACGGCCTCAAGGCCAATCAATATCCGCCGAAAAAATTTCCCGTATGGATGAGCGAAATATCGGCATTTCTGGAGCCAGAGGGTCCCATGATGCTTAGCTCCCCGGAGGGCCTGATCCGGCTGAGCGCATCGAAGCTTCAGGCCGCCACGCGCAAGGGTGCCAGCCCGCCTGTCCACGCGTTTTTCGATCTCGCCGAGAAATGGATCGAAACCTGCTCGGCATGTGCCGGCGTGCTGGTGCAGATGAAGCGGGAGTTTCTGCAATCCGCCATCGGTGAATGGGACCTGCGCAAGCGCAACTACCGGGTGATCGGCTTCGATGACCTGATCCTGAACCTGTATCGCAGTCTCCAGGGTCCAAGCGGCCCGGAGCTGGTCCGCACCCTGCGGAAGCGGTTTCCTGCAGCACTCATCGACGAATTCCAGGACACGGACCCTTACCAGTACGGTATCTTTCACGCCATTTACCCGGATTCGGGCCACCCGTTTTTCATGATCGGAGACCCCAAGCAGGCCATCTACGGATTCCGGGGAGCCGACATTTTCACCTATCTCGATGCCGTCGATTCGGTTTCCGGGAACGTCTGCCGACTCGATACGAATTACCGCTCCGGTGCTGGGCTCATCGACGGAATCAACGCCCTGTTCCAGAACACGGCAAAGCCCTTCGTGGATGATCGGATTCGCTACGAGGCGGTTCGGGCGGGCGTCCAGCCGGGCGCGCTCTTTCGTCTGAACGGGGAGCGGGCTGCGCCGCTGCATATCCGGTTCATCCGGCGAAGCGCCGACGTGGAGCCGGATCGAAACGGATTTCTGTCCCTCCGATGGATGCGGCGAAACCTTCCCGAGCTGGTGGCGGCTCAGATTACCGAATGGCTCTGCCCGGGAGGAGCATCCATCGATGGCAGGCCCATTTCCTGCGAAGATGTCGCCGTTCTGGTGCGGACCAACGCCCAGGCATTTCAGATGCTCGATGCCCTGGCAGGGCACCGGGTTCCCGGTGTGATGGAAAGCACACACAGCGTATGGGATGGTCCGGAGGCGCTCTGGATTTGGCGGTTGCTGCGGGCCGTTCAGGCGCCGGGGAGCGCCCGGCGGATTGGCGGAGCGCTCTGCAGCGATCTGTTCGGGCTGGATGCAGCCGGCCTGCACGGCATCAACCGCAGCGAAGCCCTCGCAGGCTTCTGGATGGAAACGTTCCGCCACTGGCGCAGCCTCTGGCACCGAAAAGGCATATTCGCCATGCTCGATGCCGTGTTCGCATCCGACATCCGGTGCCCGGAGCCGATCGGATTTCGAAGGCTTGCCGGGTTTGTGGGTGCGGAGCGGCATATCACGAATCTGCTGCATGTCGCGGAACTGCTGCAGCAGGCGGAGCGGGAAACCCGTGCGGGCCCTTCGAAATTGATCCAGTGGATGGAAGCCCGGATGAATGGGGCGGATGCGGATGGGAGACAGGAGAGCGAGCTGCGGCTGGAAAGCGATGAAAAAGCCGTTCGGATCGTCACCGTGCACAAAAGCAAGGGGCTCGAATACCCCATCGTCATTTGCCCGTATCTGTGGGATTCCGGGGGCGGAAAAAACGCCTCCTCCGGTTCGCTCTTTTACCATGATCCCCAGGCGAATCACCGCCTCAGCCTGCACCTCGACCCCCAGGAAGAACAAATACGGTTGAACCGGGAAGAGGCGTTTTCCGAAAGCATGCGCCTGCTGTATGTGGCGGTCACCCGGGCCCGGCATGCGTGCGTCGTGTATACGGCAGGGCTCAAGGATGTGGAATCGAACGCCCTGGGCTATCTCCTGCATCCCGGCCGGCCCGAAGCGCCATCCGGTTTCCGGGACGACGATGCGCTTCTGGATGATCTTCTGCGGTTCAAGGCCCGGGCCCCCGATGCCATAGACATCTGCCCGTTTGACCCGGTTATCTTGGAAATTCCCCTGCAGCGCCCCGGCTCCCAGGTTCCCGATCTGGCGCTGCAGGCCCTGCCTCCGGCCGGCATTCGCCGTGTCTGGCGGATCACGAGTTTTTCCGGGCTGACCAGTGCGCAGGATATGCCTCCCAAACCCTGGGCGGAAAGGGACATGGATGGGCCGGATACGCCGTCCGACGGTGCGGCTCTGCCTGCTGCAGCGGATGAATCGGGAGAAGTTGCGCTTGCGGATTTCGATGCCGGTGTCCAGGCCGGTTTGCTGATTCATGCCATTTTCGAACAAATCGATTTCACGGACCCGCAAGGCGTTGAAACCGAAGCCCGTCATCAAATGAGCCGCTTCGGCTTCGATCCGGCACGCCATCTGGGCAGGCTCTGCCAAAGCGTGCGGGACGTGCTTGCCACACCGCTCGATGCGGCCCTGCCCGATCTGCGGCTCGGGCGGGTTCCGAAGCGGGACCGGTTGAACGAGCTGGGGTTTCTGTTTCCTGCAGCCTATCCCGGCAGCCGATCCATCGATGCCGGAGGTCTGGCGGAGGCATGGGCATCGGGATGCGGGGAATTCCCGTCGTTGCCGAAGCGCTACGCCGCCTTGCTGCAGGGGCTGCCTTTCGATGCGTTCCGCGGGTATCTGAAAGGATTCATCGATCTGGTGTTCCGCTGGCAGGGTCGCTGGTACATCGTCGATTACAAGTCCAATTTTCTGGGAAGATATTTCGAAGATTACGGCCCGGAAAGGTTGCAGGAGCAAATGTTCTCCCACCATTACCTGCTCCAGGCAGCCATCTATGCCCTTGCCCTTCACCGGTATCTCTCCAGCCGCCTGGCCGACTATTCGTTCGATCGTCACATCGGGGCGATCTATTACCTGTTCGTGCGGGGGATGTCTCCGGAGAAGGGCGCGCAAAGCGGGGTGTATGCCATGCAACCCCCCAAAGCCCTGATCGAAGCGCTGGACAGCCTTTTTCGGGCAGCAGGAAGCTGA
- a CDS encoding Hsp70 family protein yields MSPAFASLDKRLVVGIDLGTTNSAVFQADPGSSGTNASRIRLFQIPQLTGPGEIHRLSVLPSFLYLAGDFDVQRDSLRLPWSDARMAPDRMVGAWARDHGAHVPSRLVSSAKSWLCHAGVDRRAAILPWGATGAIPKVSPLEASAAYLAHIRSAWNHLRPDDPDAHLEHQFIVLTVPASFDEVARELTLEAAHIAGLGQVTLLEEPLAAFYSYLNLHESDWSSHLQPGELILVCDMGGGTTDFSLITLREAAGSPRFERIAVGDHLILGGDNIDLALARMVEQQVGKQAANLSGDRWRTLCHQCRQAKEALLEGAADRKRITLVGGGGKLIAGTMSAELSREAVEAVVLDGFFPLLDASAPDVNRNRAGMTEFGLPYENEPAVTRHLGWFLEKHRRDVEQALGRTDVVPDWILFNGGSLKPSLIQARICEAVCRWFGKDRQRTPRILVNPEPDLAVAMGAAYYGLVKGGMGVRVGSGSARSYYLGVAVADSASAAGASPEKAVCIVERGLEEGSPIRLPDREFRVLANSQVIFPIYSSSFRSGDRTGDLLDIDESFTRMPPLKTIIQYGKKGGQTTIPVGIDAEFTEMGTLALWCTSRLSEHRWKLQFQLRDPAAVALEVGEIEIFEESLIRRAAAQIGAAFRGTPKGLSRLVREIAKMVERPREQWPLSLIRHLADALIEVIDTRKSTAEHEMRWLNLTGFCLRPGFGDACDGQRLRNLWKLFKPGPVFSGQQQVRIEWWIFWRRIGAGLSPGQQRQILQDVSGLLLPGKSARSRMPVQEWLELWMMTANLERLSVKDKVKLGRALMAEIASGKAYPQLLWGLSRIGARELFYATADRVVSPQEAWNWIEGCMQMPISPACLSCVQQLGRRTGDRVRDIEAAQRQRLIQWLEANGVGPDGIRMVQEPTSIVRQDAQAIFGEALPQGLILSGESSG; encoded by the coding sequence ATGAGTCCGGCATTTGCATCGCTTGACAAGCGACTCGTCGTCGGCATCGATCTGGGAACGACCAACAGTGCGGTTTTTCAGGCGGACCCGGGCAGCTCCGGAACGAATGCCTCCCGGATTCGACTCTTTCAAATCCCCCAGTTGACCGGTCCTGGTGAAATTCACCGCCTTTCCGTTCTGCCTTCCTTCCTGTATCTGGCAGGCGATTTCGATGTCCAGAGAGACAGCCTGCGGCTTCCCTGGAGCGACGCCCGCATGGCACCGGATCGCATGGTCGGCGCCTGGGCCAGGGATCACGGCGCTCATGTCCCCTCCCGGCTGGTCTCGTCCGCCAAGAGCTGGCTGTGCCATGCCGGTGTCGATCGCAGGGCGGCCATTCTGCCATGGGGCGCCACAGGCGCCATCCCGAAGGTCTCTCCGCTCGAGGCTTCCGCAGCCTATCTGGCTCACATCCGTTCCGCCTGGAACCATTTGCGGCCGGATGACCCGGACGCCCATCTCGAACACCAATTCATCGTTCTGACCGTTCCTGCATCCTTCGATGAAGTCGCCCGCGAATTGACCCTTGAAGCGGCCCATATTGCAGGGCTGGGGCAGGTGACCCTTCTGGAAGAGCCGCTGGCAGCCTTCTATTCCTACCTGAACCTGCACGAGTCGGACTGGAGCAGCCACCTGCAGCCCGGTGAGCTGATTCTGGTCTGCGATATGGGCGGGGGCACCACCGATTTTTCCCTGATCACGCTGCGGGAAGCGGCGGGAAGCCCGCGTTTCGAGCGGATCGCCGTGGGCGATCACCTGATTCTGGGCGGCGACAACATCGATTTGGCGCTGGCCCGGATGGTGGAACAGCAGGTCGGCAAACAGGCCGCCAACCTGAGCGGAGACCGGTGGCGGACCCTGTGCCACCAGTGCCGCCAGGCCAAGGAGGCGCTGCTGGAAGGGGCGGCGGATCGCAAGCGGATCACCCTTGTCGGTGGCGGCGGCAAACTCATTGCCGGCACGATGAGCGCCGAGCTTTCCAGAGAGGCGGTTGAAGCGGTGGTCCTCGATGGCTTTTTCCCCCTGCTCGATGCCTCGGCACCGGATGTGAACCGGAATCGGGCGGGCATGACGGAATTCGGTCTGCCCTATGAAAACGAGCCCGCAGTCACCCGGCACCTGGGCTGGTTTCTGGAGAAACATCGAAGGGATGTCGAGCAGGCGCTGGGTCGAACCGATGTCGTTCCGGACTGGATCCTGTTCAACGGCGGCTCGCTGAAGCCCTCGCTGATCCAGGCGCGGATCTGCGAGGCCGTCTGCCGATGGTTCGGGAAGGATAGACAACGCACCCCGCGCATTCTGGTAAACCCGGAGCCCGATCTGGCCGTGGCGATGGGTGCCGCCTATTACGGTCTGGTGAAAGGCGGGATGGGGGTGCGGGTCGGCAGCGGCAGCGCCCGATCCTATTATCTGGGTGTGGCGGTGGCCGATTCGGCTTCGGCAGCGGGCGCATCCCCTGAAAAGGCGGTCTGTATCGTCGAGCGGGGGCTCGAGGAAGGCTCCCCCATCCGGTTGCCGGATCGGGAATTCCGGGTGCTCGCCAATTCCCAGGTCATTTTCCCCATCTACAGCTCGAGTTTTCGATCCGGAGATCGAACCGGTGACCTTCTCGATATCGACGAGAGCTTCACCCGGATGCCGCCGCTGAAAACCATCATCCAGTACGGGAAAAAAGGGGGCCAGACGACGATCCCCGTCGGTATCGACGCCGAATTCACCGAAATGGGCACCCTGGCGCTCTGGTGCACATCCAGGCTCAGCGAGCATCGCTGGAAGCTGCAGTTCCAATTGCGCGATCCGGCGGCTGTGGCGCTCGAGGTGGGCGAGATCGAAATTTTTGAAGAATCGCTGATCCGGCGGGCAGCCGCACAAATCGGCGCCGCTTTTCGGGGGACACCCAAAGGACTTTCCAGGCTGGTCCGGGAAATTGCAAAGATGGTGGAGAGGCCCCGGGAACAGTGGCCGCTCAGCCTGATCCGCCACTTGGCCGATGCCCTGATCGAAGTCATCGATACCCGGAAGAGCACGGCCGAGCATGAAATGCGCTGGCTCAATCTCACCGGGTTCTGTCTGAGGCCGGGGTTCGGGGATGCCTGTGATGGGCAGCGGCTCAGAAACCTGTGGAAGCTTTTCAAGCCCGGACCGGTCTTTTCCGGCCAGCAGCAGGTCCGGATCGAATGGTGGATTTTCTGGCGCCGCATCGGTGCCGGATTGAGCCCCGGCCAGCAGCGGCAAATCCTGCAGGATGTCTCTGGGCTGCTCCTGCCTGGCAAATCCGCCCGGAGCCGCATGCCTGTCCAGGAATGGCTGGAACTGTGGATGATGACGGCCAATCTCGAGCGGCTTTCGGTGAAGGACAAAGTGAAACTCGGCAGGGCGCTCATGGCCGAAATCGCTTCCGGAAAAGCCTATCCCCAACTCTTGTGGGGGCTTTCGCGTATCGGCGCCCGCGAGCTGTTTTACGCCACGGCGGATCGGGTCGTTTCCCCCCAGGAAGCATGGAACTGGATCGAGGGCTGCATGCAGATGCCCATTTCGCCAGCCTGCCTGTCCTGCGTGCAGCAACTGGGCAGGCGAACGGGGGATCGGGTTCGGGATATCGAAGCCGCTCAGCGGCAGCGGCTGATTCAGTGGCTGGAAGCAAACGGCGTCGGGCCCGATGGCATTCGCATGGTGCAGGAGCCCACGAGCATCGTGCGGCAGGATGCCCAGGCCATTTTCGGCGAAGCGCTGCCGCAGGGCCTGATTCTTTCTGGCGAAAGCAGTGGATAG